The DNA region GATTGGACGGCAAGGTCGCTCGTTTGACCAAAACCACCAGCGAATTCGGCGTCCAGCTTGATTCCCTGGCTGATTTGGTCGCGTTTGGCGTGGTTCCGGCTACCATGACATATCTGTGGCTCCTCAAGGATTTCGATCGCCTGGGCCTCATGGCCGCGTTCCTGTTCATGACCTGCGGCGCGCTCAGGCTTGCCCGGTTCAATGTCCAGGTAGCGTCTACATCAAAAAAGCATTTCGTAGGCCTGCCCATTCCCGCGGCAGCCTGCACGCTGGCGACGCTGGTGCTCTTCACCGAGTACATTCCCCAGGAATATATGCATTCGGTGGTTTCCATCGGCACCTTGGTGCTTGTCTATGTGTTGTCCTTCTTTATGGTCAGCACCATCCGCTTTTATTCCTTCAAGGAAATCAGTGCGTTCAAGGCTCATCCCTTCAGTTGGATGGTGACCGCGATTCTGCTTTTTTCCTTGGTCGCGTCCCGACCCAAGGTGCTCGGTTTCGTTATCTTCATGACCTATCTTCTTTCCGGGCCGCTCTACACCCTTTTCCTACTATCCCGTCGAAACAAACGACTACTAAGGGATAGCTCCAACGAAGAGCTAGGCTAGCTCTCTCTCATCCCATATTAGTACGTCGTACTGACCCTTATCGCCACGCACCCGATGTGGGTTTTCGCGTTTGGCGGTTGCATCCCTATTCGCAAACATTTATGAACAAATCCCATCAGGGGAATTATCCGGAGGATACCATGGCTGAAAGAGTGTATGTATTTGATACTACCTTGCGTGACGGCGAACAGTCTCCCGGCGCAACCATGAACCTGGATGAGAAAATCCGCATGGCACGCCAACTCGAAACCCTGGGTGTGGACATCATCGAAGCGGGTTTCCCAATTGCCAGTCAGGGTGATTTTGAAGCGGTACAGGCCATTGCCAAGGCTGTGGGCACAGTCCAGGTCGCGGGCTTGTGCCGTGCGGTGACCGGCGATATCGATCGCTGCTGGGAAGCCGTCAAGGAAGCGAAGAATCCGCGTATCCATACCTTCCTGGCCACCAGTGAAATTCACATGAAGCACAAACTGGGCAAGACCGCAGACGAAGTCATCGTCATGATTGACAAGGCGGTTCGCCATGCCCGGCAGTATACGGATAACGTGGAGTTCTCTGCCGAAGACGCTTCCCGTTCCGATTGGGATTTCCTGGTCAAGGTGGCCGAGGTGGCCATTGAGGCAGGGGCCAGTGTGGTCAATATTCCTGACACCGTGGGGTATACCCAGCCCTTTGAGTACTATGAGCTGATCAAGTATCTCATGAACAACGTGAAGAACATTGATAGGGCCATCCTCTCGGTTCATTGTCACAACGATCTCGGCTCCGCAGTGGCCAACAGCTTGGCCGCCGTGAAAGCGGGCGCCCGCCAGGTGGAGTGCACTGTTCTCGGCATCGGTGAGCGTGCAGGCAACGCGGCTCTTGAGGACCTGGTTATGGCCATCAATACCCGCAAGGAACTCTATGATGTGGAAACCGGTATTGATACCGAACAGTTGTTTCCGTCATGCCGTCGTCTCTCCCAGATCATCGGCATGCCCATTCCTCCCAACAAGGCCATCGTGGGCGCCAATGCCTTTGCCCATGAATCCGGCGTGCATCAGGACGGCGTTCTCAAGAACCGTTTGACCTACGAGATCATGACCCCGGCCTCCATAGGCAGAACGTCCAATGATATCGTCATAGGCAAGCATTCCGGTTCCCACGCGGTCAAGAACAAGGCTGAGGAATTGGGGTATGCCCTGGACGACAAACAGATTCAGTTGCTGTTCAAGGCGGTCAAGGACTTGGCCGATAAGAAGGAGCAGGTTTTTGACGAAGACGTCGAAGCGCTCATCCTGGAATCCGTATATCGCCGCAAGGACCGGTTCCGCTTGGTGGATATGTCCGTGTTTTCCGGTACCGGGGACGTGCCGCCTCATGCCGCCACGGTTATGGAGTTCGGAGCCGAAGGCGAGGCTGAAGTTAGGCGGACCAGTAATTTCGGGGAAGGTTCCATTGACGCGGTCTTTCAGTCCATCTACTCATTGGTGGGCGTATCGCCGAAACTGGAAATGTATTCGGTCAACGCCGTGACG from Pseudodesulfovibrio sp. S3 includes:
- the pssA gene encoding CDP-diacylglycerol--serine O-phosphatidyltransferase — its product is MVEGSNVTRHKSVYLLPNMLTTASLFVGFLGLIRAIDGDYASCALCILASCVFDGLDGKVARLTKTTSEFGVQLDSLADLVAFGVVPATMTYLWLLKDFDRLGLMAAFLFMTCGALRLARFNVQVASTSKKHFVGLPIPAAACTLATLVLFTEYIPQEYMHSVVSIGTLVLVYVLSFFMVSTIRFYSFKEISAFKAHPFSWMVTAILLFSLVASRPKVLGFVIFMTYLLSGPLYTLFLLSRRNKRLLRDSSNEELG
- a CDS encoding 2-isopropylmalate synthase → MAERVYVFDTTLRDGEQSPGATMNLDEKIRMARQLETLGVDIIEAGFPIASQGDFEAVQAIAKAVGTVQVAGLCRAVTGDIDRCWEAVKEAKNPRIHTFLATSEIHMKHKLGKTADEVIVMIDKAVRHARQYTDNVEFSAEDASRSDWDFLVKVAEVAIEAGASVVNIPDTVGYTQPFEYYELIKYLMNNVKNIDRAILSVHCHNDLGSAVANSLAAVKAGARQVECTVLGIGERAGNAALEDLVMAINTRKELYDVETGIDTEQLFPSCRRLSQIIGMPIPPNKAIVGANAFAHESGVHQDGVLKNRLTYEIMTPASIGRTSNDIVIGKHSGSHAVKNKAEELGYALDDKQIQLLFKAVKDLADKKEQVFDEDVEALILESVYRRKDRFRLVDMSVFSGTGDVPPHAATVMEFGAEGEAEVRRTSNFGEGSIDAVFQSIYSLVGVSPKLEMYSVNAVTEGSDALAGVAVRIEHDGVKAVGRANDGDVVKASALAMINALNRLEKAKEEK